A single genomic interval of Mustelus asterias chromosome 13, sMusAst1.hap1.1, whole genome shotgun sequence harbors:
- the dpm2 gene encoding dolichol phosphate-mannose biosynthesis regulatory protein, producing MATGADQVVGMGLVVFSLVVFTYYTVWVIVLPFVDSSHILHSYFLAREYAVILPAVAGLLLVLLVGTFVAVVMWTNRKPAKKVD from the exons GCTACAGGAGCAGACCAAGTGGTTGGAATGGGCCTGGTGGTCTTCAGCTTGGTCGTTTTCACCTACTACACAGTCTGGGTCATCGTCTTG CCGTTTGTGGACAGCAGCCACATTCTTCACAGCTACTTCCTGGCACGCGAGTATGCTGTGATCCTACCCGCTGTCGCTGGTCTGCTCCTGGTCTTATTAGTAG GAACGTTTGTTGCTGTGGTTATGTGGACAAACAGAAAACCTGCAAAGAAAGTCGATTAA